Proteins co-encoded in one Rhodothermia bacterium genomic window:
- a CDS encoding ATP-grasp domain-containing protein, whose protein sequence is MHPKTILCVASYFKGARFIQAAKAQGWRVLLLTSLSIKDEPWPWASIDDVFYIPDDNHKWHMPDVIKGVSHLARRERLDKIVPLDDLDVEKAAELREHLRIPGLGTTQTRFFRDKLAMREQAKAHDILIPEFIHALHYQTITDFANRVPGPWVVKPRSEAGSMGIKKVYNTEELWSVVHGLGDDQSDFLIEQFIPGDIFHVDSIFVNGKPVFQLVHQYENPPLAVTQGGGVFCSHNVLYKSEDDTALRGLNKLIQKTMGLKNGVAHTEFIKAHHDGRFYFLETAARVGGAHIADMIEASAGINLWEEWGKLECLHEDEAYELPKIRKEYGGILITLSKVEHPDYSDYTDPEIVWRMHENRYHAGLIVRSNELNRVKNLLNDISDRFKEDFCA, encoded by the coding sequence ATGCACCCAAAAACCATTCTTTGTGTAGCCAGTTATTTTAAAGGCGCACGATTTATTCAAGCCGCCAAAGCACAAGGCTGGCGCGTTTTACTTCTTACTTCCCTGTCTATCAAAGACGAACCTTGGCCTTGGGCCTCTATTGATGACGTCTTTTACATCCCGGACGATAACCACAAATGGCATATGCCCGATGTCATTAAAGGCGTAAGCCATTTGGCACGCCGTGAGCGGTTGGATAAAATTGTACCCTTAGATGACTTAGACGTAGAAAAAGCCGCTGAACTCCGCGAGCATTTGCGGATACCAGGCTTAGGGACAACACAAACCCGATTCTTTAGGGACAAATTAGCCATGCGCGAACAGGCAAAGGCGCATGATATTTTGATTCCAGAATTTATTCACGCGCTTCACTATCAAACTATTACTGATTTTGCAAACCGCGTACCGGGGCCTTGGGTCGTAAAGCCTCGCTCTGAAGCTGGTTCGATGGGCATCAAAAAAGTTTATAACACCGAGGAATTGTGGTCTGTCGTGCATGGTTTAGGAGATGACCAGTCCGATTTTTTGATTGAGCAATTTATTCCGGGTGATATCTTTCATGTGGATTCGATTTTTGTAAATGGGAAGCCTGTTTTTCAATTGGTCCACCAATACGAAAATCCCCCCCTTGCAGTCACCCAAGGTGGAGGTGTTTTTTGTAGCCATAATGTATTGTATAAATCGGAAGATGATACCGCTCTACGTGGGCTAAATAAATTGATCCAAAAAACGATGGGTTTAAAAAATGGTGTTGCCCATACCGAATTTATTAAAGCACATCACGACGGAAGATTTTATTTCTTAGAAACAGCAGCGCGTGTTGGTGGGGCACACATCGCCGATATGATTGAAGCCTCGGCAGGCATTAACCTTTGGGAGGAATGGGGTAAGTTGGAGTGTTTGCACGAAGACGAGGCATATGAATTGCCTAAGATTCGAAAGGAATATGGCGGTATTCTTATTACCCTGTCTAAAGTCGAACATCCCGATTATAGCGATTATACCGATCCTGAAATTGTGTGGCGGATGCACGAGAACCGTTACCATGCAGGCTTAATTGTCCGGTCTAACGAATTGAATCGGGTAAAAAACCTTCTAAATGACATTTCAGATCGTTTTAAAGAGGATTTTTGTGCATAA
- a CDS encoding GMP synthase: protein MESISSRPLRVAILDMNNNHPNLGLNCIRTMVKLQSGEIENVLLDYDIFDVRAKDEVPDLSYDIYISSGGPGSPYDGEGMDWEEKYFEWLHDVWAYNLDHEPEARKHVFLICHSFQMAVRYFKLAQVVPRKGESFGIFSCSMTESGKSELIFEGLTDPFYIADFRKWQVIQPNLERISGMGAEILCIEQDRPHVPLERAIMGIRITPEIIGVQFHPEADPPGMAWHFIQPERQQAIKENFGEEKYQRIMRHLYDPNYLFKTYNTVLPNFLKNAILSLRPQMLVEA, encoded by the coding sequence ATGGAGTCTATAAGTTCAAGACCTTTACGGGTTGCCATCCTTGATATGAACAACAATCATCCCAATTTGGGATTGAATTGCATCCGTACAATGGTCAAACTGCAATCCGGTGAAATTGAAAATGTTTTACTGGATTATGATATTTTTGATGTACGTGCCAAAGATGAAGTTCCGGATCTTTCCTACGACATCTATATCTCCTCTGGTGGTCCGGGCAGTCCTTACGACGGTGAAGGAATGGATTGGGAAGAAAAATACTTTGAATGGCTCCATGATGTTTGGGCATATAATTTAGACCATGAGCCAGAAGCGAGAAAGCATGTTTTCTTGATTTGCCATTCTTTTCAGATGGCGGTTCGGTATTTCAAACTTGCTCAGGTTGTCCCACGCAAAGGCGAGTCTTTTGGCATCTTCTCCTGTTCGATGACGGAATCGGGGAAATCCGAGCTTATATTTGAAGGACTTACGGATCCTTTCTATATTGCAGATTTCAGAAAATGGCAGGTGATCCAACCCAACCTTGAACGCATTTCTGGTATGGGTGCCGAGATTCTTTGTATCGAGCAAGATCGCCCGCATGTGCCCCTTGAACGCGCCATTATGGGTATTCGGATTACGCCAGAAATTATTGGCGTGCAATTTCACCCCGAAGCTGATCCACCCGGCATGGCATGGCATTTTATTCAGCCAGAACGGCAACAGGCCATTAAAGAAAACTTTGGAGAAGAAAAATACCAGCGGATTATGCGCCACTTGTACGACCCCAATTACCTCTTTAAAACTTATAATACGGTACTGCCGAATTTTCTAAAAAATGCTATTTTGTCTTTACGTCCGCAAATGTTAGTTGAGGCTTAA